One window of the Vigna radiata var. radiata cultivar VC1973A chromosome 1, Vradiata_ver6, whole genome shotgun sequence genome contains the following:
- the LOC106765784 gene encoding pentatricopeptide repeat-containing protein At3g14330 — MLLPISLPTTITVKTKIRATSTPRTTNTHKHTAIPFNSTLKSLCKWGNLDEALRLIESSKPTPIEKEAEEEGISLFLHACISRRSLEHGRKLHLHLLRSQNRVLENPTLKSKLITLYSVCGRVDEARRVFRIGHESPPEPVWVALAIGYSRNGFSYEALLLYGDMLSRCVKPGNFAFSMALKASSDSGNAMVGRAIHAQIVKHDVGEADQVVNNALLGFYVELGCLNEVLKVFEVMPQRNVVSWNTLIAGLAGQDRPSETLGAFRVMQEEGMGFSWVTLTTVLPVCAQVTALHSGKEIHGQIIKSRKNADVPLLNSLMDMYAKCGEIGYCEKVFDKMRSRDLTSWNTMLAGYSINGQINEALALFDEMIRSSIEPDGITFVALLSGCSHSGLTSQGKRLFNAMQDYGVQPSLEHYACLVDILGRSGKLEEALTVAENIPMKPSGSIWGSLLNSSRLHGNVPLAEIVAERLFEIEPNNPGNYVMLSNVYANAGMWEDVKRVREMMAVTGIKKDAGCSWIQIKHKIHTFVAGGSTSFRRSAEYIRIWNELTNAIKDLGYIPNTSVVLHEINEDMKATWVCEHSERLAAVSALIHTGAGMPIRITKNLRVCVDCHSWMKAVSEVTKRLIVLRDTNRFHHFENGTCSCKDYW; from the coding sequence ATGCTCCTTCCCATCTCTCTCCCAACCACCATAACTGTCAAAACGAAGATAAGGGCCACCTCCACTCCCAGAACCACAAATACCCACAAACACACAGCAATACCATTCAATTCAACCCTAAAATCCCTCTGCAAATGGGGCAATTTAGACGAAGCTCTTCGCCTAATCGAATCATCAAAGCCCACACCCATTGAAAaagaagcagaagaagaagGTATCTCGCTCTTCCTCCACGCTTGCATCTCCAGAAGGTCCTTGGAACATGGCCGAAAACTCCACTTGCACTTACTTCGTTCTCAAAACAGAGTCTTGGAGAACCCCACGTTGAAGAGCAAGCTCATCACTCTGTATTCCGTCTGCGGCAGAGTCGACGAGGCTCGTCGTGTGTTCCGAATTGGCCACGAGAGCCCACCAGAACCTGTTTGGGTAGCTTTGGCTATTGGGTATTCAAGAAACGGGTTTTCCTATGAAGCTTTGCTTCTTTACGGTGACATGTTGTCACGGTGCGTAAAGCCTGGGAATTTCGCGTTTTCGATGGCCCTCAAGGCGAGTTCTGATTCGGGCAATGCAATGGTTGGCAGAGCCATCCATGCCCAAATAGTGAAGCATGATGTTGGAGAAGCAGATCAAGTGGTGAACAACGCGCTTTTGGGGTTTTATGTGGAACTTGGGTGCTTAAACGAGGTCTTAAAGGTGTTTGAGGTAATGCCTCAACGAAACGTGGTGTCTTGGAACACTTTAATTGCTGGTTTAGCTGGACAAGACAGACCGTCAGAGACGCTTGGTGCTTTTAGAGTTATGCAGGAAGAAGGAATGGGGTTCAGTTGGGTTACCCTTACAACCGTGTTACCCGTGTGTGCTCAGGTTACTGCACTTCATAGTGGGAAGGAGATACATGGGCAGATTATAAAGTCTAGGAAGAATGCTGATGTGCCTTTGCTAAACTCGTTGATGGATATGTATGCCAAATGCGGAGAAATTGGTTATTGTGAAAAGGTGTTTGACAAAATGCGCAGCAGGGATTTGACATCATGGAATACAATGCTGGCTGGATACTCAATCAATGGTCAAATAAATGAAGCCTTGGctttgtttgatgaaatgatAAGGTCTTCCATCGAGCCAGATGGGATTACCTTTGTTGCCTTGCTTTCGGGTTGTAGCCATTCAGGACTCACCAGTCAGGGGAAAAGATTGTTTAATGCTATGCAGGATTACGGGGTGCAACCATCTTTAGAGCATTATGCTTGTTTGGTGGACATATTGGGTAGGTCAGGGAAACTTGAGGAGGCATTAACTGTGGCAGAGAACATTCCAATGAAACCAAGTGGCAGCATTTGGGGATCATTGCTTAACTCTTCCCGACTTCATGGAAATGTTCCTCTAGCTGAAATAGTTGCAGAGCGACTATTTGAGATTGAACCTAACAATCCTGGAAATTATGTGATGCTTTCAAATGTATATGCAAATGCAGGAATGTGGGAAGATGTGAAGAGAGTTAGGGAAATGATGGCCGTGACCGGAATCAAGAAAGATGCCGGGTGTAGTTGGATACAAATAAAGCATAAGATTCATACATTTGTGGCTGGTGGAAGCACTAGTTTTCGTCGTTCTGCTGAGTATATTAGAATTTGGAACGAGTTAACAAATGCTATTAAAGACTTGGGATATATACCAAACACGAGTGTTGTTCTCCATGAGATAAATGAAGATATGAAAGCAACATGGGTTTGCGAGCACAGTGAGCGTCTTGCTGCTGTATCTGCCCTCATTCACACTGGCGCTGGAATGCCTATTAGGATTACCAAGAATCTTAGGGTTTGTGTTGATTGTCATTCCTGGATGAAGGCTGTTTCAGAAGTGACAAAGAGACTAATTGTATTAAGAGATACAAACCGGTTTCACCATTTTGAAAATGGAACTTGTTCTTGTAAAGATTATTGGTAA
- the LOC106761056 gene encoding vacuolar protein sorting-associated protein 32 homolog 2, whose product MFSRMFGKPKQETNAVATLDKLNETLEMLEKKEKVLLKKVGAEVEKAKEFTRGKNKRAAIQCLKRKRLYEQQIEQLGNFQLRIHDQMIMLEGAKATTETVDALRTGAAAMKAMQKATNIDDVDKTMDEINEQTENMKQIQDALSAPIGAAADFDEDELEAELEELEGAELEEQLLQPATTAPAAPVQVPAGRQPTRPVASKPTPEEDELAALQAEMAL is encoded by the exons ATGTTTAGCCGCATGTTTGGTAAACCTAAACAGGAGACGAATGCTGTTGCCACTTTGGACAAGTTAAACGAG ACACTTGAAATGctggagaaaaaggagaaagtgCTCCTTAAAAAGGTTGGAGCAGAAGTTGAAAAGGCCAAAGAGTTTACAAGGGGGAAGAACAAAAGGG CGGCAATACAATGTCTGAAGCGGAAGAGGTTAtatgaacaacaaatagagCAGCTTGGGAATTTCCAGTTGCGTATTCATGACCAG ATGATAATGTTGGAAGGTGCTAAAGCCACCACAGAAACTGTTGACGCGTTAAGAACAGGAGCAGCTGCTATGAAGGCTATGCAAAAAGCAAC gaaTATCGATGATGTTGACAAGACCATGGATGAGATCAATGAACAGACTGAGAACATGAAGCAGATTCAGGATGCATTATCAGCTCCAATTGGTGCAGCTGCTGATTTTGACGAG GATGAATTGGAAGCGGAACTTGAAGAACTGGAAGGTGCTGAGTTGGAAGAACAGCTTCTTCAGCCAGCAACTACAGCTCCTGCAGCCCCAGTGCAGGTCCCAGCTGGGCGGCAACCTACTCGCCCTGTTGCATCAAAGCCAACtcctgaagaagatgaattggCAGCTTTGCAAGCTGAGATGGCACTTTGA